ATTCGCCCGATATTTTTGGTGTGAGTCGATCGACCCTGCAATCGGTTGAGCCGGGTGAGGTTGCGACGGGTCCTGTCAAGCAGACGGGGGCCTCGGCGTGGCGCGATGCGCCAATGCGGCTCAAACTCGTGCTGATCATATTGCTGGCGCTGGCGGGCGGGTGCCTCGTCGGCGTGATCGAAGCGGAGCTGGGGCACCGCATCTGGCCGCTGCTTGCGGGGCTGGGCGTCGTCGGCGCGGCGATCGTTCATCTGGCCCATCGCACCATCAGCACGCCGGTCGAAGACCTGATCGGCACCGTCCGTCGTTCCCGCCGCATGCAGCGCCCGCCGCGTGCCAACCGCCTGCCGTTGGACCGCCGCGATGAAGTCGGCGACCTGGCGCAGCTCGTTCACGAACTGTCCGTGCAGGCGTATCGCGAGCTTGCCGAGGTCAATCAGCTTCGCCGCACCATCGATCATCGCGTCGAGAAGTCCACGCGCGCCGCCACGCAGCAGCTTCAGCAAATGGCGATGCGCGACCCGCTCACCGAGCTGGGCAATCGCCGGTTCCTGGACGCTAACCTCGAATCGCTGATCAAGACCTGTCGCGAGGCGCACACGGATGTGACTTGCCTGCTCATCGACATGGACAACTTCAAGCTCGTCAATGATCGCCTGGGCCACGCCATCGGCGATCAGCTTCTGACCTTCGTCGCACAGTTGATCCGCGCCCATGTCCGGCGCGAAGACTACGCCATCCGACTCGGCGGCGACGAGTTCCTCGTGCTCATGCCCGGCGCCGGGCCGGATCAGGTGCATCATTTCGTCGAGCAGTTGCCGGCCCTTTTCGCGCAGCAGATGCGGACCGTGCTGCCGCGGGACATGAGCGTGAGTCTGTCGATCGGGATCGCCTCCCTGGGGCGCGACATGGCCAAGAACGGCGCCCATCTGATGGAAATCGCCGACGAAAATCTCTATGCGGCCAAGGGCGCGGGCAAGGGCTGCGCCGTCGGGTTGCGTTGACGCCCGACAAAAAGCACGCCGCGAGCGGCGTCGCTAAACGGGCCGGATCAAAACGGCTTGAACTGGATATTTTTGATGGCGCCGGTCGTCGTGTACGTCGCGATGCCCAGCGGGCGCGACAGGTCGACTTCAATGCGGATGCCGATCTTCTTGTCGGTCGTGTCGACGTTGACGACCTGCTTGTCATCGATCCAAGCGGCGATGCGATGTTTTTCGACGCGCAGCCGGATGTGATACCAGCGATCACTCTGGAAGGACTGCCAGCTTGAGGTTTCGTTTTCGGAAGCGTCGAGGCCGTTGAGACTCGAAAGCCCGACGGTGCCCCCGCCCCATCCGCCGACGATCAGCGAGCACGGGTCGTCATTCACCGGGAACGTCAGGGCGCAGAAGAAGTCGGACCCGTCGACGCGTTTGGCATCGAGCGTGATCTCGTAGTTGATCTTGGCGGGGATCGGCCCGGTCCATGTCACGCCGGTCATCGGATTGCCGTAGGGCAGGATCAGGCAACCGTCTTCGACATGCACCTCGCCCTCGCCGCCGAACTGGGTCGACTTCCATTGCCCGAGCGTTTTGCCGTCGAAGAGACTCACCGGCGCGGGGGAGGGGACGTTGATCGTCCGGCTGGTCTTCGTGCCATCGCAGCAGCCGACAAGGCCCATCGCGAGAAGTCCAGCGGCCAGAATGCGTGTGATCGTCATGATGCGTTACCTCCGGGCGGATTCTACCAATGCCCGTGCGTCCTTGCATGGACTGGGCTTACGCCCCGCCGCCCAATCCCCCGATTCGACCCGCGCTCGACTGGCAACCGGGCTTCGCATGGGCTATCATCTGCGATTCAAACGGCCCGACCCGGCCGACCAGCAAGGAATGCGAAATGGCCCAGTCTCGTGAAATCAAGAAGCGCATCAAGGCGGTGGCGAACATTCAGCGCATCACCAAGACGATGCAGATGATCGCCACGGCTAAATTCCAGGCCGCCGTCCGCCGCGCCCAGGCCACCAAACCCTACACCCGCAAACTCGCCGAGATTGTCGGCGAGCTGGCCGCCGCCGGCGATGGCGAAACCGAGCATCCCCTGCTCGCCGCCCCCTCCGAAAAGACCGGCCGCGAACTCGTCCTCGTCATCACCTCCAACCGCGGCCTGTGCGGCGCTTACAACGCCAACGTCCTCCGCACCGTCTCGCAGTACTTCCGCGAGCGCGGCGAGGCCCCGACCGACCTGCACGTCGTCGGCAAAAAGGGCGCCGCCTTCTTCCGCTTCGCCGGCCGCAGCGTCACGAAGGTACATACGCACTTCACCGACAAGCCCAGCTACGAAGACGTCGAAGCGCTGGCCGAGGAGTTTATGGCCGCGTACATCGCCGGCGGATACGACGCGGTGCGCGTGATCTACATGCAGTTCGTCTCCAATGCCCGTCAGACGCCGCAGGTGCTTCAGCTTCTGCCGCTGGCCAAGCCCGAGGCCGCCGCGGAGCAGACCGCCGCCGGCGTCCGCCCCGTCTATGAATTCAGCCCCGATCCCGCGACGCTTCTGGGCGAGCTCTTGCCGATGTCCGTCAAGAGCCGGCTCTTTGAATGTTTCAACGACTCGGTCGTCAGCGAACAGATCAGCCGTATGGTCGCCATGAAGGCCGCCACCGACAACGCCGGCAAGATGGTCCGCACGCTGCGTCGCCGCTTCAACCGCGCTCGCCAGGCGCAGATCACCACGGAGCTGAGCGAGATCATCGCCGGCGCAGCCGCACAGGGTTGATCCGTCGCCCTGACCGCTCGCCGGATTCCCTCGGGTCCACCTCATGGATGTCTTCATCGACAGCGACATCTTCGCCACCGCGCAATCGAACCTCGGCGCGATCATCACCGAGGCGCAAAAGCGCCTCCGCGCCTCCGGCCGGCTCATCGTCGAGATCCGCGTCGACGGACGTCCCCTGACCGAACGCGAGCAGGAACACCTCGATAAAGCATTGAACGGCGCCGACGAGCTTCAGTTCATCACCGCCAATCCCGTCGAGTTGGGTTTGTCCACGCTTGACGAAGTCGGCGAAGCCCTCCTCGGCGCCCGCGAAGCGCAGACGCTCGCCGCCGAGGCCCTGCGGGCCGACGAAACCGGCAAGGCGCTCGAGCACGTGCGCTCGTCCCTGCTCGTCTGGCAGCAGGCCCAGCAGACGATCACGCAGGTGGCCCAGCTTCTGGCCGTCCCCCTCGACGACCTGCTCGTCGACAAGCGCAGCGTCCCCGAAGTCATCGACGACCTGATCGATACGCTCACCAAGGCCCGCAGCGAACTGCTCGACGGCGACTGGCTCGGGCTCGCCGACACGCTCGGCTACGAGCTGGACGAAGCCGCCGATGTCTGGGCGAAGATGATCGGCATTCTCGCCCAATGGATTCGCGAAGTGCGCGGCCACGCGAGGTCCTGATCATGTCCGTGCACCCCATCGACCGGATCATGGACGAAGCGAGCCGCCGGCTCGTCGACACCGACTACCTGACCTGTGAACAGCTCTGCACCGAAGCGCTGGCGCTGGCCCGAGCCGCAGGCGACTTCGATCGCTACGCCCGCATTCTCATG
Above is a window of Planctomycetota bacterium DNA encoding:
- a CDS encoding diguanylate cyclase, whose product is MRLKLVLIILLALAGGCLVGVIEAELGHRIWPLLAGLGVVGAAIVHLAHRTISTPVEDLIGTVRRSRRMQRPPRANRLPLDRRDEVGDLAQLVHELSVQAYRELAEVNQLRRTIDHRVEKSTRAATQQLQQMAMRDPLTELGNRRFLDANLESLIKTCREAHTDVTCLLIDMDNFKLVNDRLGHAIGDQLLTFVAQLIRAHVRREDYAIRLGGDEFLVLMPGAGPDQVHHFVEQLPALFAQQMRTVLPRDMSVSLSIGIASLGRDMAKNGAHLMEIADENLYAAKGAGKGCAVGLR
- a CDS encoding DUF1080 domain-containing protein, with translation MTITRILAAGLLAMGLVGCCDGTKTSRTINVPSPAPVSLFDGKTLGQWKSTQFGGEGEVHVEDGCLILPYGNPMTGVTWTGPIPAKINYEITLDAKRVDGSDFFCALTFPVNDDPCSLIVGGWGGGTVGLSSLNGLDASENETSSWQSFQSDRWYHIRLRVEKHRIAAWIDDKQVVNVDTTDKKIGIRIEVDLSRPLGIATYTTTGAIKNIQFKPF
- the atpG gene encoding ATP synthase F1 subunit gamma yields the protein MAQSREIKKRIKAVANIQRITKTMQMIATAKFQAAVRRAQATKPYTRKLAEIVGELAAAGDGETEHPLLAAPSEKTGRELVLVITSNRGLCGAYNANVLRTVSQYFRERGEAPTDLHVVGKKGAAFFRFAGRSVTKVHTHFTDKPSYEDVEALAEEFMAAYIAGGYDAVRVIYMQFVSNARQTPQVLQLLPLAKPEAAAEQTAAGVRPVYEFSPDPATLLGELLPMSVKSRLFECFNDSVVSEQISRMVAMKAATDNAGKMVRTLRRRFNRARQAQITTELSEIIAGAAAQG